From one Aquicella siphonis genomic stretch:
- the truA gene encoding tRNA pseudouridine(38-40) synthase TruA, producing the protein MRIALGIEYNGHGYYGWQGQRSLPTIQGKLEEALSIVANEPVFLFCAGRTDANVHATGQVVHFDTRAKRHIDAWIWGTNSHLPSSIVVRWAKQVDYHFHARFTATARRYRYVIYNHPIRPAILNHRVTWHYYPLDIERMREAGRHLIGEQDFSSFRSSQCNSKSPMRNVTEFSISRQGDFVVIEIQANAFLHHMVRNIAGTLVKIGSNTREPEWMFEVLQARNRRAAAETAPADGLYLTRVLYPEPYIFPVSDPVFLI; encoded by the coding sequence ATGCGCATTGCACTCGGCATTGAATATAATGGTCACGGTTATTACGGCTGGCAGGGCCAGCGCAGTTTGCCAACTATACAGGGTAAACTGGAAGAAGCCCTGTCCATTGTCGCGAATGAGCCCGTTTTTCTTTTCTGTGCGGGACGCACGGATGCGAATGTGCATGCGACAGGCCAGGTCGTGCATTTTGATACCCGTGCCAAACGCCACATTGATGCGTGGATATGGGGAACGAATTCTCACTTGCCATCCTCTATAGTGGTTCGCTGGGCAAAACAGGTTGATTATCATTTTCACGCCCGATTTACCGCCACAGCGCGCCGCTATCGTTACGTGATTTACAACCATCCCATCCGCCCAGCCATTTTGAACCACAGGGTCACATGGCATTACTATCCATTGGATATAGAGCGTATGCGTGAAGCTGGCAGGCATTTGATTGGCGAACAGGATTTCAGCTCCTTTCGCTCATCCCAGTGTAACTCCAAATCCCCGATGCGCAATGTCACGGAGTTTTCCATTTCGCGCCAGGGTGATTTTGTTGTGATCGAAATACAGGCCAACGCATTCCTGCATCATATGGTTCGCAACATAGCGGGAACACTGGTTAAAATCGGTTCAAATACCCGGGAGCCGGAATGGATGTTTGAAGTCCTTCAGGCCAGGAATCGGCGTGCAGCTGCTGAAACCGCTCCGGCAGATGGTCTGTACCTCACGCGTGTGCTTTATCCAGAGCCCTATATTTTTCCAGTGTCGGATCCTGTGTTTTTGATATAA